One segment of Candidatus Babeliales bacterium DNA contains the following:
- a CDS encoding ankyrin repeat domain-containing protein, producing the protein MIFFKNNNCFYLYVLSFMAGNSLFAMKIQSLKDLTFVRVAQYIDKQILDVKTLEVIPNELSYDISLNLLNFQRKKEITPLIYWTQENKIDLVKKIIQFDAQSINRRTSDKLSAFDYAVINRDYKIADLLIEFGAEIEDSNKNNQYPLILYLLNYLPNEDRIKIEDLLEKIQYLYEKGASIKRFNKYGNDALRYAIQQKICDVAEFLINKEVDIHIPNHGGYTPLMLAAGSGVLPIIKILIEKGAEINKRMNNTKSYTALMIAIKNGWLECVKELLNYDADATLLDNQGNSPIVLAAKKGRYDIVAYFLEQDHDPNLTNNNADTGLMYASQKNYHRIVELLLKNNADVSKRNNQGKTAFLLAIDNGSYESAECLIEYGADVNECDALGNTPLTIAVFNAKIPIVNLLIEAKANINEQDSEGYTALEYARENGLSAIEQILLKAGAQANIEDYEDSE; encoded by the coding sequence ATGATTTTTTTTAAAAACAATAATTGTTTTTATTTGTACGTACTAAGCTTTATGGCAGGAAACTCTCTTTTTGCAATGAAAATTCAATCGTTGAAAGATTTAACATTTGTCCGAGTGGCTCAATATATAGATAAACAGATTTTGGATGTTAAGACGTTAGAGGTAATACCCAATGAATTGAGTTATGATATTTCTTTGAATTTATTGAATTTTCAAAGGAAAAAGGAAATTACTCCCTTAATATATTGGACACAAGAAAATAAAATTGATTTAGTAAAAAAAATAATTCAATTTGATGCCCAAAGTATTAACAGAAGAACGTCAGATAAACTTTCTGCATTTGATTATGCGGTTATAAATCGAGATTATAAAATTGCAGATTTATTGATAGAATTTGGTGCAGAAATTGAAGATTCAAATAAAAATAATCAGTATCCATTAATTCTATATTTACTAAATTATTTACCAAATGAAGATAGAATTAAGATTGAAGACTTACTAGAAAAAATACAGTATTTATATGAAAAAGGCGCATCAATCAAACGCTTTAATAAATATGGAAATGACGCTCTGCGCTATGCAATTCAACAGAAAATATGCGATGTTGCAGAATTTTTAATCAATAAAGAGGTAGATATTCATATTCCTAATCATGGCGGATATACCCCATTAATGTTGGCTGCTGGATCTGGTGTATTGCCAATAATTAAAATTTTAATAGAAAAGGGAGCTGAAATTAACAAGCGCATGAATAATACTAAAAGTTATACTGCGCTTATGATTGCCATTAAAAATGGATGGTTAGAGTGCGTTAAAGAATTGTTAAATTATGACGCTGATGCAACATTATTAGATAATCAAGGAAATTCGCCAATAGTGCTTGCCGCAAAAAAGGGTAGATACGATATTGTTGCGTATTTTTTAGAACAAGATCATGATCCAAATTTAACAAATAATAATGCTGATACAGGATTAATGTATGCATCACAAAAAAATTATCATCGGATAGTAGAATTGTTATTAAAAAATAATGCCGATGTAAGTAAAAGAAATAATCAAGGGAAAACGGCATTTTTATTGGCAATAGACAATGGTTCGTATGAATCGGCCGAATGCCTTATTGAATATGGAGCTGATGTCAATGAATGTGATGCATTAGGCAATACACCTTTGACTATTGCTGTTTTTAATGCAAAAATTCCAATAGTCAATTTATTGATTGAAGCAAAAGCAAATATTAATGAACAAGATTCGGAAGGCTATACCGCACTTGAATATGCAAGAGAAAACGGTCTTTCTGCAATTGAACAGATTTTATTAAAAGCCGGAGCCCAAGCAAATATAGAAGATTATGAGGATAGTGAATAA
- a CDS encoding ankyrin repeat domain-containing protein: MVFIFLIINAIEYGQIPKKPNSYEPISLRGLSAKKIILFLKDKVIFQENINNLPHESKLLISTLEKYPTIIALEKAFFASPLDISFLNVIKCFGIENSYDDCGKTILSNKILNRKNNDVSFLIDNDFDINFPDADGTTPLMHAVETGQKKIVKMLLQRGANVNIQNMLGFTALMRGILNNQYDIIRILLQKGADINFKSWADQTALSLAQDFCQKKTEKLLLQYGAHQ, translated from the coding sequence AAAAAACCAAACAGTTATGAGCCAATATCTTTGCGTGGCTTATCAGCAAAAAAAATAATACTTTTTTTAAAAGATAAGGTAATTTTTCAAGAAAATATCAATAATTTACCCCATGAATCAAAATTATTAATTAGCACTTTAGAGAAATACCCTACGATAATTGCATTAGAAAAAGCTTTTTTTGCAAGTCCTCTTGATATATCATTTTTAAATGTTATTAAATGCTTTGGTATTGAAAATTCCTATGATGATTGTGGAAAAACAATTTTAAGTAATAAGATTTTGAACCGTAAGAATAATGATGTCAGTTTTTTAATTGATAATGATTTTGATATTAATTTTCCTGATGCTGATGGCACTACTCCTTTAATGCATGCCGTAGAAACTGGTCAAAAAAAAATAGTAAAAATGTTGTTGCAGCGAGGAGCAAATGTTAATATCCAAAATATGCTTGGATTTACTGCATTAATGCGTGGAATTCTTAACAATCAATATGATATTATAAGAATTCTTTTGCAAAAAGGTGCTGACATTAATTTTAAAAGTTGGGCTGATCAAACAGCACTCTCTTTGGCGCAAGATTTTTGCCAGAAAAAAACTGAAAAACTATTACTACAATATGGAGCTCATCAATGA